The following is a genomic window from Citrifermentans bemidjiense Bem.
GGTGGGGACGAGTGGCGCTGTCATTTCCATGTGCCGGTATTCCTGCAGGAAGCAGGGGCCCTCGGCACCACCCGCGGCTTTGCGGAGAAGCTATTGCCGCTTCTGGACCGGGATGTGCTGCTGGAAGTCGAGACCTACAGCTGGGGGGTGCTGCCGCCGCAGCTGCGGTCGGAGGATCTCTCCTCGTCCATCATCCGGGAGATCCAATGGTTGCAGGGGAGCGTCAATGCAACGGACTGTCGTCCTTAACGTAGTAGGGCTTACCCGGGCGCTCATTGGCGACGGCACGCCGCGCCTGCGGGAGCTTCTCGCTGCAAGCGCCGATATAAAAAGCATAACGCCTGCCGTCACCTGCTCGGTGCAATCCACCTACCTGACCGGAAAGCTCCCTGCCGGGCACGGCATCGTCGGCAACGGCTGGTACTTCCGCGATCTGGGGGAGGTCTTCTTCTGGCGCCAGTCGAACCGTCTGGTCCAGGGGGAGAAGATCTGGCACGAGGCGAAAAGACGCGATCCCTCCTTTAGCTGCGCCAACACCTTCTGGTGGTACAACATGGTGACCGACGTCGATTACGCGATCACCCCGCGCCCCTTATACCTCGCCGACGGCAGGAAACTCCCCGATTGCTACAGCATCCCCGCTGACCTTCGCCACCGCTTCAACTCCGAGTTCGGCCAGTTCCCACTGTTCCAGTTCTGGGGGCCTGCCACCTCCATCGTCTCCAGCGACTGGATCGGCAAGGCCGCCATGTCCATCGAGGAAACCTATCGCCCGACCCTGCAGCTCGTCTACCTGCCGCACCTCGACTACTGCCTGCAGAAGCTGGGGCCCGGGGGGGATATCTCCGCCGAGCTGGCAAAGGTCGACCTTCTCTGCGGGCAGTTGCTCGACTTCTTTCGCGGGCGCGGTTGCCGGGTGGTGGTGCTCTCCGAATACGGCATCACGGATGTGGAGCGCCCGGTGCACCCGAACCGGGTGCTGCGCGAAGCGGGGCTCTTGTCGCTCAAGGTCGACCGGGGGCGGGAATACCTGGATCCCGGTACCAGCCGCGCCTTCGCCGTTGCCGACCACCAGGTGGCACACGTCTACGTCCGCGACCCGAACGACCTCCCGGCGGTGCGCGCCCTCTTTCAGGGAGTCCCCGGCGTAGAAGAGGTGCTGGACGGGGAGGGGAAGAAGAGGGCGGGCCTTGATCACGAGCGCTCGGGGGAACTGGTGCTCGTCTCCGATGCGAAGAGCTGGTTCACCTACTACTGGTGGCTCGACGACGCGAGAGCTCCCGACTACGCCCGCACCGTCAACATTCACGCGAAGCCCGGCTATGACCCGTGCGAGCTCTTCCTCGATCCCACCATCAGGCTTCCCAAAGTGAAGATCGCGGCGACGCTGGCAAAGAAGCTTCTAGGTTTCCGCTACCTGATGGACGTGATACCGCTTGATGCCTCACTGGTGCGAGGCTCCCACGGCCGGGTCACCGACGATCCCGCCGCCGGCCCCATCTTCATGACCACGGAACCGAAGCTCCTCGATGCGGGGAGCGTGGACGCGACCGAAGTCTACAATCTGCTGCTGCGCCATCTGGAGGCGGACTAACATGGCCGAAGACCCCTCTGCAGCCGGCGCCGCAGTGCTGCCGCGTCGCTCCAGGTTCAGGGCGTACCTTAACCTTTGCCGAGTGAGCAACCTCCCCACCGTATGGACCAATGTTCTTGTTGCAAGCCTTTTAAGCGGCGCGCCGCTCTCCTGCCGCCTGTTGCTCCTGCTGGCCTTTTCCTTATCCTGTTTCTACCTCGCCGGGATGGTGCTGAACGATCTGTGCGACTGCGAATACGACCGGATGTTCCGCCCCAGCCGCCCCATTCCCCGGGGCGACGTTTCCGAGCGCGCGGCGCTCATACTGACGGTGGCTTTGTCCTGTGCCGGTTTAGGCGCCCTCGTCTTCGCCCCCGACCTGCGCGGAGGCCTTGCCGCACTCTGCCTGCTCGCGGTGATTATCGCCTACGACCACCATCACAAAGAGAACCCCTTCAGCGTGCTGCTCATGGCCGGCTGCCGTTTCCTGGTCTTCGTCGTTGTTGGCTTCGCCCTCGCCGGGAAAGTGGCCGAGGCGGTGCTGCTTGCCGGGGGCGCGCAGTTCTTCTACGTCGTCGCCCTGAGCGTTTTCGCGCGCTACGACAACAACAGGGAGACGCCGTTGCCTTTCCCCGCCATGCCCCTGCTTCTAGCCGGGATTTCGCTTCTAGACGGAGTGATGCTAATGCTTTTAGTCGAACCGGTGTGGCTTTTGGCCGGATTGAGCGGCTTCTTCCTCACCCTCGCCGGGCAGCGGTTTGTGCGGGGGGATTGAACTGGTATGGAATTCCGAGGTTTGTGGCGCCTGTCTCCCCTCGCCCTTTGGGAGGGGCGGGGGTGAGGGCGGTGCCCCAGCCAAGGTCTTGGCTTTAGTCTGGTTCCCAAGCTCCAGCTTGGGAACCCAATGCGTGCAAAGCTCCAGCTTTGCATCTAATGGAACCTTGAGCTTCGGCAGGCCTTGCGTTCCCAAGGTGGACCTTGGGAACGAGATCATGTCCTCTCCAAAGCGGACTGATCCATTACGTCCCTTCCTAAGTCATTATTTCTGTCTTTTTCACTCCGCCTTTTTATTTGCTGTTTGAAAAACCGCACGGTCCCGCGTATGATGCCTTGCCAAAACTGGTACCGTGAGAATGCTAATGACTATCTGGCTTTCGTATGTCGCCCTGGGGGCTTTTGCCGGGGTTTTGGCCGGCCTCCTCGGAGTGGGCGGCGGCCTGGTGATCGTACCGGTCCTTACCTTCATCTTCACCGCGCAGCACCTGCCTGAGGCGCACATCCTGCACCTGGCCCTGGGCACCTCGCTTGCCAGCATCATGTTCACCTCGGTCTCCAGCCTTAGGGCCCATCACCGCCGGGGCGCCGTCGAGTGGACGGTGGTGCGGCGCATCAGCGCCGGCATCCTGGTCGGCACCTTCGCCGGTTCCTGGGTCGCCTCCCAACTTTCCACCCGTTTCCTCAAGGGCTTCTTCGTCGTCTTCCTGTACTACGTCGCCGCGCAGATGCTGCTCAACATCAAGCCCAAAGCGCAGCGCCAGCTCCCTGGACTGGCGGCCATGTCCGGCGTCGGCGGCATCATCGGCGGCGTTTCCAGCCTGGTCGGCATCGGCGGCGGTACCATGACCGTTCCTTTCCTGGTCTGGTGCAACGTAGCCATCCCCCGTGCCATCGGCACCTCTTCGGCGGTCGGCTTTCCCATTGCCCTGGCCGGGGCGGCCGGGTACCTGGTCAACGGCTGGTCCGCGGACCTCCCTCAATACAGCCTCGGCTTCGTGTATCTCCCCGCCTTGGCGGGTATTTCCGCGGCCAGCATCATAACTGCGCCCCTGGGCGCCAAGCTTGCCCACTCCCTTCCCATCGACCTGCTGAAGAAGTTCTTCGCGCTGCTCCTGCTCGTGATGGGAACCAAGATGATGCTGAGCCTGTTTTGACGCTGTCGATGCAGTTGCATGACGAGCTGGACCCGGCTTTCGCGACGTACGTGAAACTCGCGGAGGAGGCTCCGGCGCCAGGGTTAATTCAAAAGATGGGCCTTGGGGACGAGAGCTGACGAGATGGAGAAACGAAGAAGGCCGCCTCCACCCATTACGGGAGAGGCGGCCCTTTTTGTTGAGGATTAGAACCGCTCGAAGGCGTCTTGGTCGAGCTTGATCGCTATGCCGGTCTCTATCGCCGCCGCGCGTTTCTGCCCCCTGCTGGCGGCCGCCTTGGCCGCGGATCCGGAGTAGGTCAAAGATGAGTGGGCTGCGCTCCGTTTGCCGCTGTACTCCCCTTCGTGAGCCGCGCCGTTCACCCGGAAAAAGGAGATGGTCCCCTGCAACTGCCCAGCCTGCGAGGAGAGTTGTTCCGCGGTAGAGGCCATCTCCTCGGCCACCGCGGCGTTTTTCTGAATCACCTGGTCCAGCTGCTGGATCGCCTGGTTGATCTGCTGCGCGCCGCCGTCCTGCTCCCTGCTCGCGGCGCTGATCTCCTGGACCAGTTCCGCCGTCCGCTGGATGTTGGGAAGGATCTCGCCCAAAAGGTGACCGGCTTTTTCCGCTATCTCCACACTTGAGGTGGACAGGGTCGAGATCTCGCCCGCCGCCTTCTGGCTCCGCTCGGCAAGCTTTCTCACCTCGGCCGCGACCACCGCGAACCCCTTGCCGTGCTCGCCGGCGCGCGCCGCCTCTATGGCCGCGTTGAGAGCCAGCATGTTGGTCTGCCGCGCGATCTCCTCGACGATGGAGATCTTCCCTGCGATTTCCTTCATCGCGGCAAGCGTCTCGGCCACCGCTTTGCCCCCCTCCTGGGCGTCCGCTGCCGATTTCACAGCGATCTTCTCCGTCTGCGAAGCGTTGTCGGAGGTCTGTCTGATGTTGGCGCTCATCTGCTCCATGGAGCTTGAGGCCTCTTCGGCCGAAGCCGCCTGCTCAGTTGCGCCCTGCGAGGTATTCTCCGCGTTTTGCGCCAACTCCTTGCTCCCCAGGGTTACGTTGTCTGCCGCCACCTTTACGTCCAGCACCACCTCGGAAAGTTTCCCCACCATACCCGCCAGATCCTTCAGCAGTTCGTCCTTCTCGGAGCGCGGCGTCACCTCGACGGTGAGGTTCCCGTCCGCGATCTCCTTGGTTATGGAGATGATGCGGTCCATCGCCTGCTTCACGCTCTTCAGGCTGTCGTCGATACGCAGGAAGTCGGCGTGCGACTCTTTCGTGTGCTGGTCCGGCTGCCCGATGGCGAAGTTCAGGTCCAGATCCCCCTGGGCCAGGAGCTGCAGGTTGACGGCCATGCGCTCGATCTCGCTCTTCGTGTAGTCGCGGTTCCTGATGATGGCGGTCAGGTCCTGGACCACCTCGACGTAGCCGAGCTTTTCCCCCTTGCGGTTCAAGAGGTAGGAGGTGTCCTGCTTGCATCCGGAGCCGCACCAGTCGAAATAGCTCTCGCTTACCCCGCGGTGCAGTTGCTTGATGCCGCACCCTTCCGAGTTGCAGATGTTGGCGGCGGCGTTGCTGCAGGGAAGCCCCAGCGCGGTCACCCTGTCTCTGATGCGCCCTTCTTTAACCAGCAGCGCCTCGAACGGTTTATTGAGGAAGGTCCAGTTCATGTCGTTGTCCGTGACGTGGATGGGGAAGGGGACCGCATCGATGATCGCTTCGTACCAGTCGTTTTTGTCCACTACCATGTCGAGTGTTTTGTTCACGCCGTCGACGATGGCGCGGTACTCCCCGCGATGCCTGGAGGCGTCGGCACGGGTCTGGAACTCCCCGGCGAGGGCGGCGCTCACCAGCTTCTCCGTGTCCTCGATCATGGCGCCCACCGCGTCCTTCACGCTGGTCAGGCTGTCGTTGATCTTCTGGAAGTCCTCACGCGCCTGCGCCGTGTGCTCATCGGCCTCCGCCACCTTGAGGTCGAGGTCGAGGTTCCCCAGGGCCAGCTTGGTGAGGTTCCCCGCCATCCGCTCCACCTCGGCCTTGCTGTAGTCGCGGTTCCTGATCATGGCGGTCAGGTCGGTGACCACCTCGACGTAGCCGATCTTCTCCCCCTTGCTGTTCATGAGGTAGGAAGTGTCCTGCTTGCACCCAGAGCCGCACCAGTCGAAGTAGCTCTCCGCCACCCCCTTGTGCAGCTGCTTGATGCCGCACCCTTCCGAGTTGCAGATATTGGCGGCGGCGTTGCTGCAGGCAAGGCCCACTGCGGAGTCGCGGTCCCTGATGCGCCCCTCGCGGACCAGGAGCTTCTCGAACGGCTTGTTCATGAAGGTCCAGTTCAAGTCGTTGTCGGTCACGTGCACCGGAAAGGGGACCGCATCGATGATGGCGCGGAACCAGTCGTTTCTTTCCGTGAGCCGCTCCACCTCCGCCTGCGTTTCCGAGACCTGCCGCTGCATCTCGGCCCGCGTCTCCAAGGCCTGCCGCTCCATCTCCGCCTGCGTCTCTGCGCCCTGCCGCTGCAACGAC
Proteins encoded in this region:
- a CDS encoding alkaline phosphatase family protein, which gives rise to MQRTVVLNVVGLTRALIGDGTPRLRELLAASADIKSITPAVTCSVQSTYLTGKLPAGHGIVGNGWYFRDLGEVFFWRQSNRLVQGEKIWHEAKRRDPSFSCANTFWWYNMVTDVDYAITPRPLYLADGRKLPDCYSIPADLRHRFNSEFGQFPLFQFWGPATSIVSSDWIGKAAMSIEETYRPTLQLVYLPHLDYCLQKLGPGGDISAELAKVDLLCGQLLDFFRGRGCRVVVLSEYGITDVERPVHPNRVLREAGLLSLKVDRGREYLDPGTSRAFAVADHQVAHVYVRDPNDLPAVRALFQGVPGVEEVLDGEGKKRAGLDHERSGELVLVSDAKSWFTYYWWLDDARAPDYARTVNIHAKPGYDPCELFLDPTIRLPKVKIAATLAKKLLGFRYLMDVIPLDASLVRGSHGRVTDDPAAGPIFMTTEPKLLDAGSVDATEVYNLLLRHLEAD
- a CDS encoding UbiA family prenyltransferase, which produces MAEDPSAAGAAVLPRRSRFRAYLNLCRVSNLPTVWTNVLVASLLSGAPLSCRLLLLLAFSLSCFYLAGMVLNDLCDCEYDRMFRPSRPIPRGDVSERAALILTVALSCAGLGALVFAPDLRGGLAALCLLAVIIAYDHHHKENPFSVLLMAGCRFLVFVVVGFALAGKVAEAVLLAGGAQFFYVVALSVFARYDNNRETPLPFPAMPLLLAGISLLDGVMLMLLVEPVWLLAGLSGFFLTLAGQRFVRGD
- a CDS encoding methyl-accepting chemotaxis protein, with the translated sequence MQRQVSETQAEVERLTERNDWFRAIIDAVPFPVHVTDNDLNWTFMNKPFEKLLVREGRIRDRDSAVGLACSNAAANICNSEGCGIKQLHKGVAESYFDWCGSGCKQDTSYLMNSKGEKIGYVEVVTDLTAMIRNRDYSKAEVERMAGNLTKLALGNLDLDLKVAEADEHTAQAREDFQKINDSLTSVKDAVGAMIEDTEKLVSAALAGEFQTRADASRHRGEYRAIVDGVNKTLDMVVDKNDWYEAIIDAVPFPIHVTDNDMNWTFLNKPFEALLVKEGRIRDRVTALGLPCSNAAANICNSEGCGIKQLHRGVSESYFDWCGSGCKQDTSYLLNRKGEKLGYVEVVQDLTAIIRNRDYTKSEIERMAVNLQLLAQGDLDLNFAIGQPDQHTKESHADFLRIDDSLKSVKQAMDRIISITKEIADGNLTVEVTPRSEKDELLKDLAGMVGKLSEVVLDVKVAADNVTLGSKELAQNAENTSQGATEQAASAEEASSSMEQMSANIRQTSDNASQTEKIAVKSAADAQEGGKAVAETLAAMKEIAGKISIVEEIARQTNMLALNAAIEAARAGEHGKGFAVVAAEVRKLAERSQKAAGEISTLSTSSVEIAEKAGHLLGEILPNIQRTAELVQEISAASREQDGGAQQINQAIQQLDQVIQKNAAVAEEMASTAEQLSSQAGQLQGTISFFRVNGAAHEGEYSGKRSAAHSSLTYSGSAAKAAASRGQKRAAAIETGIAIKLDQDAFERF
- a CDS encoding sulfite exporter TauE/SafE family protein, which translates into the protein MTIWLSYVALGAFAGVLAGLLGVGGGLVIVPVLTFIFTAQHLPEAHILHLALGTSLASIMFTSVSSLRAHHRRGAVEWTVVRRISAGILVGTFAGSWVASQLSTRFLKGFFVVFLYYVAAQMLLNIKPKAQRQLPGLAAMSGVGGIIGGVSSLVGIGGGTMTVPFLVWCNVAIPRAIGTSSAVGFPIALAGAAGYLVNGWSADLPQYSLGFVYLPALAGISAASIITAPLGAKLAHSLPIDLLKKFFALLLLVMGTKMMLSLF